The DNA sequence tttttttttttttttgtgtagctTGCGTAAATGCGTACACACTCCAATGGGAAAAAAGTGTGAATATGTTAGTAAATCGCATatgtaaaatgaattaattttaaatttaaatactatttaattaaatatatgtggtatgtttattttatataatttacatgaaaaatcacattttaaataaacaaatattatatttattatacttattaaataattgtatttattacttatatttaatattatcatttaagttAATTGAatacattgaaaaaaaattgaataaatactaTAATTAGTATATTGAGTAAATTTGACTGTCcaatagtattaaaaattatatctattaaatgtaatttattttcaaattaaataacatgtttaaatatttagatGTCTTAGATATATTATAAGTGTCTCTACGATTTTATCAATTGGTCACTATCCTACACATGCATCAAGGCTATAGTAGATTCCTCTACACCGATCAAATAAGGAAAAATCTCAGAAGACTTTGACCACATCCCCATAAATGGTTTCATCACTCATCACCCACTCACAATAAAACCACACACTCACTCTCATTCTGTTCTTCACCCACTCACAATAAAACCACACACTCTTCTTCACTTGCTCTTATTCACTTCCTTTTTCTAAATTCTCAAAAACCCTTATGATAATTTTTGTTACAAGAAATGAGATCACTGGAATCGAATGATGATTGTGTTGTATTTCTATCATTTATTTAGAGAAGTTAGCCGGTGAAAATTTTTATTCTGATGTTGATTTGTTGTCTTTTGTTTTCACAAATATtaacatatctttttttttttacaagacaaaattataatctttgatattgatttattttcttttgttttcacaaataataacatatcaatggttttttatgcaacaaaaaacttaaatgtgttttcttatgtttattttactaTTACTCAATAAAGATtggattttagccttagtttctaACATTTAACTTTGTATGCGCTCCCTCTTATTGCTGATACACTCTCATATCTAAttctttttttccaaattaaatATCCTAAAACTTGTACTCCACCTTTTGTAATTGACATCTTCAACAAATGATTTTGCATTTCCCTTTTCACGCACTCCTCCTCGCCCCAACTGACTATCACCTACAGCAGACCGTAGAGTGTATGTTCTCtatcaagtttttatttttcatttccccAAATATAATGTAGCGTTCGATTAACGAtgattgctatttttttttagtaaggaTCTTGTaggatttcatttatttattgcaTTTGGATTTCAATTTCTTATCATAAGTGGagttttatttataatgtaatgtattttatatttttaggttggTGAAATGCAAAGGGCTAAGTATAACAAATCTGCACTTGTTGATGAGGATGAAATGTGGACCTAACCGTGTATGGCTCCACTTTTGTCACTAAAGTGgaatatttaatgaattaggttttttttggtaattttgtGTTGATTTCATTGCAGCTATATATTAGAGACAAGAGAGAAGAATTATGCATATAAAGATTGGAACACCAAGTTTCTTTAACTTAATAATTGAGTTGAGGTTTAGCATGAATCGGAATACGTTTACTCttatgatttgacatgaaagctttttattaatttgaagatGGTTTTTCATGCATAGTAACTCCTTACAATTTCAATCAGCAATTACTCTAGCTTGGATTTTGATCGCAATTTATTACAATAAAGCAATCACACTAAGACATATAGAACTATAGGCTTGCTAGATTAGTTTGAGGCCCGAGGACTTGCAAATGGTCCCCTCAATGAAGCAAAGCCTTGCATATATTTGGTTTACGATTTGTGTGGGGTGTTCATCCCAGAAAAGATGAGTGTCTCTGTTTGGACAAGGAACAGTGTTGGGATGGCATTGGAGATCACCATAAATGGTGTTAGGGCAGCAAGGTTTCCATGTTTCCACTATCcctgcaaaagaaagaagttaatTAGTTAGGGTTTTGTTTGGATACAAGCCAAGGGAGCATAATTCTGAGTTTCTTTAccataaatataaaacattttcgGCAGAGAAGTTCTCAGAAACTCTCAAAAGCTCTTTGATTAGCCATTTGGCTTTTCTTCTTACCATAACTCTTTCCGGTTTCCCTTAGCTCCTTAAAGAATCCGAAAAGATCTGCATGTACAAAGCTGAAGCCAGGAAGCAGTGATTGCAACTCATGGAGCACTTCAGGTAACCTTCTATTGTAAAAGCTGATAGCTTTGtttattttctcatcacaatttcCTCTTGGTCTTTCTCGGATAGCTTTTGATGGAAAGCAACCTGCTGGGGGAATGTTGTTCACGAAAAATTTTCTTGCTCCTAGATCATATATTCTCTGCCAGAAAACAACAAATCAAATAAATCCCGTTAGTGATGTTATTGCTGATGAATCTTCTTGGTTGACAAGTGCAAACATGAATGCTAGCGAGTGTGAATCATTGAAAGAGAATTCATGATGAAGCACGGCATACATAGGTCCCATTCTTGTTATAACTAGTGTgataacatataattaattatatgtcaCTTGTGAGGTTCATTTAACAATAAAGAGAGTTTtgaatattaaagaaaatatatagagGGTTTTCACTTTGTAAGGTGGGTTGCTTAAAGAACTAGTAAATAGTAATTACTGATTATAGATATACATGTACTTTTCCTACCGTGTCATTTTcaccatattttgtttttttaacttgtcgtgttatttctttttttatcggtaattataaattttattaaaaatattagttggagaatttaaaattatgatttttcttttttttctttatctttttttaatcactGGAACCTTATATTACTTGTTCATACTTGTTTGCATCACATCACATCTATCATTTTGTTTTCTagctcttctttttttttttccactctAAATCTACCGCATTTTAGAGTCtacgttttttcttttctatatttAATTCTGTTCTGTTTGTCATTTTTCTGCAAAAGAAGGTTGGGCATTTTTTTTTGCCATTATATACGTGTTAAGACGTCACCTATTTCTGAAAATTGGCAGTTCTAGATATTCCAAAATCAAAACTAGAATCATGTGAAAAGAAACATGCAAATCCATAAGGAGTCATGGCAAAGTGGAATAATATGACCTAATCagacaataaattataattcgACCGTACACTAAGTTGCTGCCATGGCCGCCCACCGCTTACTTTGGCTTTTATCATTCGATATGTTTGAATTAATCTTTAACTAGTAAGCGTATtacttattgaaaattataagtattatttttcaacaccaaaacaaatcaaggttaattattttatcttatcatggatttttgctgataaaaaagcATCGAATATAGATGTCATTgcccataaaataattttaatacccACCTCTTGGTAGAGTGCAAGCGCAATTGCCCTTGCACATGGTCGAAATTGAGTGattattgaatgaaaattaaaactCAACTATACGTCACATATATATGATATACCTGGATGCGTAGGGTGAATTCATTAAGCAGGAATAAAGAAAGGTTTTTGTTGCCGCGGAAGGTCCCATTATGGAAGTAATCATTCACCCCCGTAGAGACAAAAAACAAGGATTCAGATAAATGCTtctccattttttctttctcattgaACATCTTATGCAAATTATGCTTAACAGTCCTATGGAAGAACTTAATTTGCTTATCAAGCGTCAAAGACGTCACCTACAAAAATaatacatgcatatatataaatatatgatgTCAAAgacaaaacttaaaaataaaaaaaaaatacctgagCTGATGAAGTAGTTCCAAACATAGGTGTGAGTGTGACATTTACTTACGTTGTTAGTGTCGGGAAGAATGCCAGACCCACCAGAGGCATAATTAATGCCTGTTCTGATTTTGTTCCTTTGATGATTTGTAAGATCCAAGTAAGGATGGACAAAGGGTAGTCCTAGATGCATAGCTGCATTGAAAGAAATTCAATAAttgtataaataaaatgtatggAAATTAATGATGAACATCAATTTATGGAACCAAAAAGATAGTTAATTGAAAGCCATTGGCAAAGTAATAACTAATGTTAATTACCAAGAAAATCAGCCACGGTTTTTCCATTAGTGGCTCGACCGGTTGGTGTGTTGCcacccataaaatctataccatAAGGAAGATAATCTGCTCCACCGCTCGGAAGATGATTGTTATTCCCACAATCAATTAGGGAATCACCAAAAACATACAAAGCTGGAAACTTTTTTTTGTGACATGATGACTCATATGAGTTCGTTGTTGATGATAGGGGAAAAGGCAAAGTTAACACAAAACAAAGGGTGATGAGATACTGGCTTTTCATTTTTGAGACTGTATGAGATTCTAAGGTGGTGTAGTAACTGCAATAAACTAGACTCTGTAGCCTTGGTTTTCTCTCTGCTTTATAGTGATTGTGTTGAACAATTGCTTCGGTTTTTATAGTGCCATATGACCctcagataaaataaaataaagcttaaaaaatatttatccaaaatacagatatttaactttttttgtcaCGTTATGAGATACTCATAATtatggatgttagcattttttcCTTAATTACAACAAAATTCAGTTTTGAGGTGGAAGCTAATATAAGGAATCTATTTCCTTAATTGCTAATATCCTTATCAATTGTGATAGTCCTTCTTTTATGTTCAATtgtgatggtaaaaaaaatgtataatttcaGACCAGATACTCTCATTTTTCATATTAAGAGTTCTGTTGGCTAATTTCATCCATTAGCATCAATGTAACGTACACAAGGGATCAATTGaaagcaaaataattaattgcacAAAAGATTTACTGAGTTGTAATAGCAAAAACTCATTGTATATTGATGACTTAATATTCATCAATAAATACTCCACCATCTCGTTAAATTTTATATCGATGACATCGAAAAAGCTCTCAGTAATGCTGAGCCTAGCGCACTGTAACTCAAGAATAATACAATAGGTTTTTCGGTACTAACTTGACTCTCGATAATACTGAAAGAAAATTATTGGTAACTTGAGTAAAAGGTATATAAACAATTTTAGTGAACTAAATCATCTGTACTACAGTTggataaaacttatataaaaaggtttaaagaataaagaataagtctatgtattttatttaaagtatatatatatatatatatatatatatatatatatatatatatatatatatatatataattttttatctattaaagGAATAATAACTGTACAAATTATCTCATAACTATAATAAAACTTAAGCtataattatcatattatttaattatctaatATTAGCTAATAGAATATTTCACATATCTTAACAACTTATTATGAGAAATTCATTGTAATATGGCTTATAACCCATtgtaattatctattttttataataaaaaaatatttacaaaatcacCTGTACctagatatattaattaatttcaaacacaaataatttcaaaatgatacccgaatatatacataaaattaattcataatacaaagtattttatttttcatagcaAAATCATTCaatacataatataatattattcatataatcATGAGTCAagcaacaaataaaaatgaaaacgtGACATAAAACTTCGTAGTAATACTACAAAGTCATaataaaaatctataaaaatacTACATAATTAATACCAAATTTATAAGCTTTGATGTTTACTCCAAGGAAGCTTTGATATTGCCATTTTAAGACTTCTGCATCCCAAGTTCCATATATCAACAGGAAAACTATAGTCATTTAATTTGTATTCATTACGTACAACCTAATAAAGCAAACGTAAGGATAAATTATGGTATGGGTGGATATTCTTGATTGTAGAATCCTTGTGAGCTCTTGCCTTATTTCCTTTTCCTAATAGAAAGGCAAAGCAatgcaaattttaaattttaggcaACTCCGAgacatagaaaaagaaagaaggaaatagagttatttttttatgagcaTGATAAAGCatagaattattttgattgattaaaatagtggaattttaaattctctcaaaaaataaagaatttgaaattctttttttcagAGATGCTCACTCTAACTTACATTTTTACTCGTAACTCTTTCTCACTCAACACTCGCAATTACAGGTGACCAAAGTTTCTACGACTGACATCAACGTAAGTTGCTTTTTACTGACATTGACCGAGGTTTTTTCGgtatgaatttttttgtatgatgtcaaccaaaactatttttttttatatcatgtaagattttttttagatgatgttggttagggtGTTTTGACTGATGccaactagattttcttagtTGACATTGGATTTTTTTGCTAACATCGACTAGGGTTTTCTGCCTGACATCATTAAGAGTTATTTCTTAACCATATTAGCTAGGTTCTTTTGGTTGATATTGGCTGAGATTTTTTCTATTAACACTAGCTAGGTATTTTTTAGCGACATCGGGAATGATTAGTTTTAGTCGATATCGACTAGGTTCTTACAGTCGACATCCACTAGAGTTTTTTTGGTCGACTACGATCAGAGCTgttttttagccaacatcagTCAAGGCTATTTTATAGTCGATATTGGGTAGGGTTTTTTGTCCGACGTTGATTagggctattttttagccaacttcgACTAGGGATTTTTCGGTCATCGttgaccaatgatgtttttcGACCGACATCGGGTAGGTTCTATGTGTCGACATTGACCAAACTATTTTTTAGTCGATGTTGGGTAGATATTTTTGTCAATGTCTGCTAGGATTTTTTAGTCTGACGTTGGCTAAAATAACCTTTGTCAATGTCGTTTGAAAAGACCCTAACCAATGTCAGCCAAACAAACCCTAGTTGACGTTGGTAAAAAAACCTAGTCaacatcggctaaaaaatagACTCAACTAATGTTAGCCAAAAAATAACCCAGACTGACCTCAGCTGACAAATAATTCCGacatactttgacaaaaaaataacttatttgatgtcgaccaaaaaatagttttgattGATGTTAGTTTAAAAACATTACTGGTTGTGGATACGCAAAACAAccttagttaaaattattaatattttgtatttttaaattattaaaaaatgaaaatattttttattaatatttcaaattagATTATTATAaggtttaatattaaaatttcatctacttaaaatataaaattgaaattttacatatgaaggaaattaaatttctctatccaaacaaagaacttaaaattaaaaaatttaaatttatttatttaaacaaaacatttgaaaaataaaaaaaaattaaaatcaaagtaatttaaattctaaatattttaaattttcttgaaATCTTAACATTCCTAATCCAAACAGAAGGTATGTATGAAACAAAGACTCTTCATAGTCGGGACAAACACTACACAAATTGTTGTTACTAATACCCATACATCCTCATCCTCCTCACATTAGTTAAGATTGATTCATGGCAGATTTTCCATAGGAACATCCTTATTCTCTCTGTGCCTCTCCATTGCTGTAGGCAACTAAACAGCCTATGATTATGGGACGGTAATGGATTAACCACCACCTCATAGGCCGTTTTCACAGAGAATAAACCATCACTGGTTTGCTCCCCCTCGGAATTGGAGTCCGGAGAGGTCATTCGCATTACCTTCAAATTAATATCATCAGGCAGGTATTGAGAAAATCTATTTAACCGCCAACCTCCATTATCATCACAGACACCAACTTCTCTTGGTGTATCTTcatccattattattattattattatataacctgtttgaaatataattaagattgatataaaatgtactaattaatttaactataGGGTTAAATTAGATGTGAGGTGAGGTGAAAGCTTTTGTTGACATTTTCAAACATTTAATAGCTCTATTAGAAAGAATTGGGACAACTATACTTTCTCTTAAACTTTTACATGGCGTTTCAGGTGAATCAACGTAAATACAAACTGAAGGGAAAATGTGATGAACTTAAATAAACAATTTCTTGATTGGAGaacaaaagattaagagaaaaataaaactggcccaaattgaaggaaaaacaATAGTGACCAAAATTTAAggcataaaaaacatatttaattctttaattatatcttaatttttttaaaaaaaattacatttaaatccTTATATTATTGTATTGAGCTAATAAGGGTGTCATAAATTCATAATCTTTTTACATcattaaacttttctttgta is a window from the Glycine max cultivar Williams 82 chromosome 2, Glycine_max_v4.0, whole genome shotgun sequence genome containing:
- the LOC100781124 gene encoding GDSL esterase/lipase At2g03980, yielding MKSQYLITLCFVLTLPFPLSSTTNSYESSCHKKKFPALYVFGDSLIDCGNNNHLPSGGADYLPYGIDFMGGNTPTGRATNGKTVADFLAMHLGLPFVHPYLDLTNHQRNKIRTGINYASGGSGILPDTNNVTSLTLDKQIKFFHRTVKHNLHKMFNEKEKMEKHLSESLFFVSTGVNDYFHNGTFRGNKNLSLFLLNEFTLRIQRIYDLGARKFFVNNIPPAGCFPSKAIRERPRGNCDEKINKAISFYNRRLPEVLHELQSLLPGFSFVHADLFGFFKELRETGKSYGIVETWKPCCPNTIYGDLQCHPNTVPCPNRDTHLFWDEHPTQIVNQIYARLCFIEGTICKSSGLKLI